A DNA window from Fragaria vesca subsp. vesca linkage group LG3, FraVesHawaii_1.0, whole genome shotgun sequence contains the following coding sequences:
- the LOC101297714 gene encoding uncharacterized protein LOC101297714, whose product MIENDLDARLSTDLLQNKVKKKPRQKRWSTNPDRRESEREKKRAEETGRKKVKEKREQTPDSDPSSQTQSKNFVCLFPANFVFYSSGSRLFCGSFSSPVPLSLRELVN is encoded by the exons ATGATCGAGAACGATCTGGACGCCCGATTAAGCACCGACCTTCTTCAAAACAAAGTGAAAA AAAAACCCAGACAGAAGAGATGGTCTACAAACCCAGACAGAAGAGAAAGTGAGAGAGAAAAGAAGAGAGCAGAAGAAACAGGGCGGAAGAAAGTGAAAGAGAAAAGAGAGCAAACGCCCGATTCAGATCCAAGCAGCCAAACTCAGAGCAAAAATTTTGTATGTTTGTTCCCGGCAAATTTCGTTTTTTACTCCAG TGGTAGCAGGTTGTTCTGTGGTTCGTTTTCCAGTCCAGTACCCCTCAGTTTAAGGGAATTGGTGAACTAA